In Juglans regia cultivar Chandler chromosome 5, Walnut 2.0, whole genome shotgun sequence, the following are encoded in one genomic region:
- the LOC108989886 gene encoding 60S ribosomal protein L37a-1-like — translation MTKRTKKAGIVGKYGTRYGASLRKQIKKMEVSQHSKFFCEFCGKFAVKRKAVGIWGCKDCGKVKAGGAYTLNTASAVTVRSTIRRLREQTES, via the exons ATG ACTAAGAGAACCAAGAAGGCCGGTATCGTTGGGAAGTATG GCACTCGATATGGTGCTAGTCTGAGGAAGCAGATTAAGAAGATGGAAGTCAGCCAACATAGCAAATTCTTCTGCGAATTTTGCGGGAAG TTTGCGGTGAAGAGGAAGGCTGTGGGAATCTGGGGTTGCAAGGATTGTGGAAAAGTGAAAGCAGGAGGTGCATACACATTGAA TACTGCTAGTGCTGTGACTGTTAGGAGCACCATTAGGAGGCTGAGGGAGCAGACTGAGAGCTGA
- the LOC108989904 gene encoding putative casein kinase II subunit beta-4 isoform X1, with product MYRDRGGGVGSSRSEIVGGPLDRKRINDALDRHLEKSSPSTSRGGLNSKDKERLSVPSTSTGKSQQLDHRDSRPASLAKNKCSDEESETDSEGSDVSGSDGDDTSWISWFCNLRGNEFFCEVDDEYVQDDFNLCGLSSQVPYYDYALDLILDVESSHGDMFTEEQNELVESAAEMLYGLIHVRYILTSKGMAAMLEKYKNYDFGRCPRVYCCGQPCLPVGQSDIPRSSTVKIYCPKCEDIYYPRSKYQGNIDGAYFGTTFPHLFLMTYGHIKPQKATQSYVPRVFGFKLHKP from the exons atgtataggGATCgtggaggtggggttgggtcttCGAGATCGGAGATAGTGGGAGGCCCGTTGGATCGCAAGCGCATCAACGATGCGCTGGACAGGCACCTAGAGAAATCGTCCCCGTCCACTTCCAGGGGTGGTCTTAACAGTAAGGACAAGGAGAGACTCTCCGTACCCTCCACTTCCACCGGTAAATCGCAGCAGCTTGATCATCGCGATTCTCGCCCCGCTTCGCTTGCCAAAAACAAGTGCTCTGATG AGGAATCTGAAACAGACAGTGAAGGATCGGATGTTAGTGGTTCTGATGGAGATGATACGTCATGGATTTCATGGTTTTGCAATTTGCGAGGAAATGAATTTTTCTGTGAAGTTGATGATGAATATGTTCAAGATGATTTCAATCTTTGCGGCTTGAGCAGTCAAGTTCCATATTATGATTATGCACTTGATCTGATTTTGGACGTTGAATCTTCTCATG GTGACATGTTTACAGAAGAGCAAAATGAATTGGTCGAGTCAGCAGCGGAGATGCTGTATGGTCTTATACATGTTAGATATATACTGACGAGCAAGGGCATGGCTGCAATG TTGGAGAAGTACAAAAACTATGATTTTGGAAGATGCCCTAGAGTTTACTGCTGTGGGCAACCCTGCCTCCCGGTTGGTCAGTCTGACATTCCTCGCTCAAGCACCGTAAAAATCTACTGCCCCAAATGTGAAGATATTTATTATCCTCGATCCAAGTACCAAGGCA ATATCGATGGAGCTTATTTTGGAACCACGTTTCCCCACTTATTTTTAATGACATATGGACACATAAAGCCACAGAAGGCAACACAGAGCTATGTTCCAAGAGTTTTTGGCTTCAAGCTCCACAAGCCGTGA
- the LOC108989904 gene encoding putative casein kinase II subunit beta-4 isoform X2, giving the protein MYRDRGGGVGSSRSEIVGGPLDRKRINDALDRHLEKSSPSTSRGGLNSKDKERLSVPSTSTGKSQQLDHRDSRPASLAKNKCSDEESETDSEGSDVSGSDGDDTSWISWFCNLRGNEFFCEVDDEYVQDDFNLCGLSSQVPYYDYALDLILDVESSHEEQNELVESAAEMLYGLIHVRYILTSKGMAAMLEKYKNYDFGRCPRVYCCGQPCLPVGQSDIPRSSTVKIYCPKCEDIYYPRSKYQGNIDGAYFGTTFPHLFLMTYGHIKPQKATQSYVPRVFGFKLHKP; this is encoded by the exons atgtataggGATCgtggaggtggggttgggtcttCGAGATCGGAGATAGTGGGAGGCCCGTTGGATCGCAAGCGCATCAACGATGCGCTGGACAGGCACCTAGAGAAATCGTCCCCGTCCACTTCCAGGGGTGGTCTTAACAGTAAGGACAAGGAGAGACTCTCCGTACCCTCCACTTCCACCGGTAAATCGCAGCAGCTTGATCATCGCGATTCTCGCCCCGCTTCGCTTGCCAAAAACAAGTGCTCTGATG AGGAATCTGAAACAGACAGTGAAGGATCGGATGTTAGTGGTTCTGATGGAGATGATACGTCATGGATTTCATGGTTTTGCAATTTGCGAGGAAATGAATTTTTCTGTGAAGTTGATGATGAATATGTTCAAGATGATTTCAATCTTTGCGGCTTGAGCAGTCAAGTTCCATATTATGATTATGCACTTGATCTGATTTTGGACGTTGAATCTTCTCATG AAGAGCAAAATGAATTGGTCGAGTCAGCAGCGGAGATGCTGTATGGTCTTATACATGTTAGATATATACTGACGAGCAAGGGCATGGCTGCAATG TTGGAGAAGTACAAAAACTATGATTTTGGAAGATGCCCTAGAGTTTACTGCTGTGGGCAACCCTGCCTCCCGGTTGGTCAGTCTGACATTCCTCGCTCAAGCACCGTAAAAATCTACTGCCCCAAATGTGAAGATATTTATTATCCTCGATCCAAGTACCAAGGCA ATATCGATGGAGCTTATTTTGGAACCACGTTTCCCCACTTATTTTTAATGACATATGGACACATAAAGCCACAGAAGGCAACACAGAGCTATGTTCCAAGAGTTTTTGGCTTCAAGCTCCACAAGCCGTGA
- the LOC108989895 gene encoding uncharacterized protein LOC108989895: MHQKKSEVQIGKESSGVSSDFNPTPPLVFPPPSSIHHKHSYNSQLSPYPEQSLHPYLSSSLHFQSASHQQLHHNDPITPPSPSSSSSSTPYKRTLLTQAHSSLSKSPTIYQFHSHPPQFSPQNASLFSASLAFKTFLYRALRKAKHFRRLRVHLRLILLLALPFFYFLVSHPSHSFLLDFLSAFAFSAALLFSLNLALPRLPSIRLFLARSFPIKLSNGSPNSRPPLPVFWSIGSRSKPEKRANSGCWVQVYSNGDVYEGEFHKGKCSGSGVYYYYMSGRYEGDWIDGKYDGYGVETWARGSRYRGQYRQGLRNGFGVYRFYTGDVYAGEWANGQSHGCGVHTCEDGSRYVGEFKWGVKHGLGHYHFRNGDTYAGEYFADKMHGFGVYSFANGHQYEGAWHEGRRQGLGMYTFRNGETQSGHWQNGILDIPSTQNTTAPVSPVAVYHSKILNAVQEARRAAEKAYDVAKVDERVNRAVAAANRAANAARVAAVKAAQKQIHRNSNNENIPIPII; the protein is encoded by the exons ATGCATCAGAAGAAATCCGAAGTTCAGATCGGAAAAGAAAGCAGCGGCGTCTCTTCCGATTTCAATCCAACCCCTCCTCTCGTCTTTCCTCCTCCCTCCTCTATCCACCACAAACATTCTTACAATTCCCAACTTTCCCCTTACCCCGAACAATCTCTTCATCCCtacctttcttcttctcttcattttcaaTCCGCCTCCCACCAACAGCTACATCATAATGACCCAATTAcccctccttctccttcttcttcctcttcgtcAACCCCTTACAAGCGGACCCTTTTGACCCAAGCTCACTCATCCCTCTCCAAATCCCCCACCATCTACCAATTCCACTCGCACCCACCGCAATTCAGTCCCCAAAACGCTTCCCTTTTCTCCGCCTCGCTCGCCTTCAAGACGTTTTTGTATCGAGCTCTCCGCAAAGCCAAGCACTTTCGACGATTGCGGGTCCATCTGCGGCTGATCCTCTTGCTCGCCCTCCCGTTCTTCTACTTCTTGGTGTCCCATCCGAGCCACTCCTTCCTCCTCGACTTCCTCTCCGCCTTCGCCTTCTCGGCCGCCCTCTTGTTCTCGCTTAACCTCGCGCTTCCTCGACTCCCCTCCATACGCCTCTTCCTCGCGCGGTCCTTCCCGATTAAGCTCTCCAACGGCTCGCCCAACTCCCGGCCGCCTCTGCCGGTGTTTTGGTCAATTGGGTCGCGTTCCAAACCCGAAAAGAGAGCAAATTCGGGGTGTTGGGTCCAGGTCTATAGCAACGGTGACGTGTACGAGGGCGAGTTTCACAAAGGAAAGTGTTCGGGGAGTGGAGTGTATTACTATTACATGAGTGGAAGATACGAGGGCGACTGGATCGATGGCAAGTATGACGGCTATGGAGTGGAGACGTGGGCCAGGGGAAGCCGTTATCGTGGGCAGTATCGGCAGGGGCTTCGGAATGGTTTTGGGGTGTATCGGTTTTATACCGGTGATGTTTATGCCGGGGAATGGGCTAATGGACAGAGTCATGGGTGTGGAGTGCATACCTGCGAGGATGGGAGTCGTTATGTCGGGGAGTTCAAATGGGGCGTCAAGCACGGCCTTGGTCACTACCATTTCAG aaatgGGGACACATACGCTGGAGAATATTTTGCGGACAAGATGCATGGTTTTGGGGTCTATTCTTTTGCAAATGGACATCAATATGAGGGAGCCTGGCATGAAGGTAGAAGGCAAGGGCTTGGAATGTACACATTCAGAAATGGTGAAACACAATCTGGTCACTGGCAGAATGGCATTCTTGACATTCCAAGCACACAGAACACTACTGCCCCTGTATCTCCTGTTGCTGTCTATCATTCCAAAATACTCAATGCAGTGCAG GAAGCTCGGCGAGCAGCAGAGAAAGCCTATGATGTGGCCAAGGTAGATGAAAGAGTCAACAGGGCAGTAGCAGCAGCCAATAGGGCAGCCAATGCAGCTAGAGTAGCTGCAGTTAAGGCTGCACAAAAACAAATACACCGTAATAGTAACAATGAGAATATCCCAATTCCAATCATTTGA